One Brassica napus cultivar Da-Ae chromosome A5, Da-Ae, whole genome shotgun sequence DNA window includes the following coding sequences:
- the LOC106450647 gene encoding leucine-rich repeat receptor-like tyrosine-protein kinase PXC3 has protein sequence MALWCMSVLLILGFLSKSDLGEAQLSDEAALLAIKRDLRVPGWGSSSREYCTWDRVKCGANTSFVETLDLSGLQLRGNVTLISDLRSLKHLDLSRNSFTGPIPASLGNLSELEFLDLSLNRFAGAIPVEFGNLRGLRWLNVSNNLLVGEIPDELMSLERLEEFQVSGNGLNGSIPHWVGNLSNLKVFTAYENELVGEIPKGLGVVSELELLNLHSNQLVGKIPKGVFEKGKLKVLVLTQNRFTGELPEEMGICSGLSSIRIGNNELVGVIPKTIGNISGLTYFEADNNNLSDEIVAEFSKCSNLTLLNLAANGFTGTIPAEVGQLMSLQELILSGNSLFGEIPKSFLGLGNLNKLDLSNNRLNGTIPKELCGMPRLQYLLLDQNSIRGDIPHEIGNCMKLLELQLGRNYLTGTIPPEIGHMRSLQIALNLSFNHLHGPLPAELGRLDKLVSLDVSNNMLTGTIPQLLKGMMSLFEVNFSNNLLTGPVPVFVPFQKSPNSSFSGNKELCGAPLSSSCGYSDDIEHLRYNHRVSYRIVLAVIGSGVAVFVSVTVVVVLFMMREKQEKAAAGKNVDVEEHVEDEQPAIIAGDVFLENLKQGIDLDAVVKATMKESNKLSTGTFSSVYKAVMPSGMIVSVKKLKSMDRAITQHQNKMIRELERLSKLCHDHLVTPIGFVIYEDVALLLHQHLPNGNLAQLIHESSKKPEYQPDWPMRLSIAVGVAEGLAFLHQVAIIHLDVSSSNVLLDSGYKPVLGEIEISKLIDPSRGTASISSVAGSFGYIPPEYAYTMQVTAPGNVYSYGVVLLEILTSRAPVEEEFGEGVDLVKWVHGASGRGETPEQILDAKLSTVSFAWRREMLAALKVALLCTDITPAKRPKMKKVVEMLQEVKQSK, from the exons atggcaTTATGGTGCATGTCAGTTCTTCTGATTCTTGGGTTCCTATCAAAATCTGATCTTGGTGAAGCTCAGCTAAGCGATGAAGCTGCATTGTTAGCTATTAAGAGAGACCTTAGAGTTCCAGGATGGGGTAGTAGCAGCAGAGAGTACTGTACTTGGGATAGGGTCAAGTGTGGTGCCAACACTTCCTTTGTTGAGACGCTTGATCTCTCAGGGCTTCAGCTTAGAGGTAACGTCACTTTAATCTCCGACCTCAGAAGCTTAAAGCATCTAGATCTCTCTCGTAACAGCTTCACCGGACCGATTCCTGCATCTCTCGGCAACTTGTCTGAGCTTGAGTTTCTTGATTTGTCCCTGAACCGTTTTGCTGGAGCCATTCCAGTTGAGTTTGGTAACCTTAGAGGTCTTAGATGGCTTAACGTTTCTAACAACTTGCTTGTGGGAGAGATACCTGATGAGCTTATGTCTCTAGAGAGGTTAGAGGAGTTTCAAGTCTCTGGAAACGGCTTAAACGGTTCTATACCTCACTGGGTAGGGAACCTGAGTAACCTCAAGGTGTTTACAGCTTATGAGAATGAGTTGGTAGGTGAGATACCTAAAGGGTTAGGTGTGGTTTCTGAACTGGAGTTATTGAACCTTCACTCAAACCAGCTTGTGGGGAAGATTCCAAAGGGGGTTTTTGAGAAAGGGAAGCTTAAAGTTTTGGTCTTGACGCAGAATAGATTCACCGGTGAGCTCCCTGAAGAGATGGGAATCTGCAGCGGCCTCTCCAGCATTAGAATTGGGAACAACGAGCTTGTAGGAGTCATTCCGAAGACAATAGGAAACATAAGTGGACTTACCTACTTTGAAGCAGACAATAACAATCTCTCAGATGAGATTGTTGCAGAGTTCTCAAAGTGTTCTAACCTCACTCTCCTGAATCTAGCAGCTAATGGGTTCACTGGAACCATTCCAGCAGAGGTTGGTCAGCTCATGAGTCTTCAAGAGCTGATTCTCTCTGGTAACAGTCTCTTTGGGGAGATCCCCAAATCATTTCTTGGATTAGGAAACCTCAACAAGCTTGATTTAAGTAACAACAGACTCAACGGCACCATCCCTAAGGAGCTTTGCGGTATGCCGAGGCTTCAGTATCTGCTCCTTGATCAGAACTCCATAAGAGGAGACATCCCACATGAGATTGGAAACTGTATGAAGCTGCTTGAGCTTCAGCTAGGTCGAAACTACTTGACCGGAACCATTCCTCCTGAGATTGGTCACATGAGGAGCTTACAGATAGCTCTAAACTTGAGTTTCAACCATCTTCATGGACCCTTGCCTGCCGAGTTAGGAAGACTAGACAAGCTTGTCTCACTGGATGTCTCTAACAATATGCTTACAGGAACCATACCGCAGCTACTAAAAGGCATGATGAGTTTGTTCGAAGTTAATTTCTCAAACAACCTCTTGACCGGTCCAGTTCCAGTCTTTGTTCCATTTCAAAAGTCTCCAAACTCGAGCTTTTCCGGGAACAAAGAGCTTTGTGGAGCGCCGTTGAGCTCTTCTTGTGGATATTCTGATGATATTGAACATTTGAGGTACAATCACAGAGTCTCCTACAGGATTGTGCTCGCAGTGATTGGTTCAGGTGTTGCTGTGTTTGTATCAGTCACCGTGGTGGTGGTTCTCTTCATGATGAGGGAGAAGCAAGAGAAAGCAGCAGCGGGTAAAAACGTCGATGTTGAAGAACACGTTGAGGATGAGCAACCAGCGATTATAGCCGGAGATGTCTTCCTTGAGAATCTTAAACAAGGGATTGATCTAGACGCAGTTGTGAAAGCAACTATGAAGGAGTCAAATAAACTCAGCACAGGAACGTTCAGTTCGGTTTATAAAGCAGTCATGCCTTCAGGGATGATTGTTTCGGTGAAGAAACTCAAATCCATGGATAGAGCAATAACTCAGCATCAGAACAAGATGATCAGAGAGCTTGAAAGACTCAGCAAACTTTGCCATGATCATTTGGTTACACCGATTGGGTTTGTTATATATGAAgatgttgctctcttgttgcATCAGCATTTACCTAATGGTAACTTAGCTCAGCTGATTCATGAGTCCTCCAAGAAGCCAGAGTACCAACCTGACTGGCCAATGAGACTGTCCATAGCCGTTGGAGTAGCTGAAGGCTTAGCGTTTCTCCACCAGGTCGCCATTATTCACCTTGATGTTTCCTCTAGTAATGTCCTGCTAGACTCTGGCTACAAACCTGTGCTTGGGGAAATCGAAATATCGAAACTTATAGATCCATCTCGAGGCACCGCAAGTATTAGCTCAGTTGCTGGTTCCTTTGGCTACATTCCTCCAG AGTATGCATACACAATGCAAGTGACTGCACCTGGGAATGTATACAGCTACGGAGTGGTGTTGCTTGAGATTCTAACCTCAAGAGCGCCGGTGGAGGAAGAGTTTGGTGAAGGAGTGGATTTGGTGAAATGGGTACATGGAGCTTCAGGGAGAGGGGAGACACCGGAACAGATACTTGACGCCAAGCTTAGCACTGTATCTTTTGCTTGGAGGAGGGAGATGCTTGCAGCTCTGAAAGTCGCATTGCTTTGCACAGATATCACACCTGCAAAAAGGCCAAAGATGAAGAAAGTAGTTGAAATGCTTCAAGAGGTTAAGCAAAGTAAATGA